Genomic segment of Methanoculleus horonobensis:
CCCAGCCTGCCTGATGCGATGTCGTAGAGGAACACGATATCTCTCCCGGTCTGCGGGTCTCCTCCCGTCCAGACGACGTTCTTCCCGTCGATGGCCAGTTCGTGCGGCAGGCCGATAGGAGTCGATGCTGCAGTGGATATGGTCGATAGGTTCCCCGATGCAATCTCATAGAGCTGGATCGAGGCTGAATCGTTGTCGTACCAGACGATGTTGTCTTCGGATATCGCCGGGAAGAGGTTATCCCCCGGGCTGCTTGAGATCTGCGTCCCGGAACCTCCCGGGGTGGTGCTCTGCGGAGCCGGGGTGGGCTGCACCCCCGGCTGCAGGGGCGTGACGGACGGCGGCAGCGCCCACGTGACCGTCTGCATCGGCGTGGGCATCGTGGTCGCCGGGACGGTCGGCAGTTCCGGTATCGTACCTGTCGGGGCGGTTGTCGGGGTCGTTGGCGATTGTGTCGGCGGCTGCACGGGCGTGGCCGTTGGAGCGATCGGCGGCTGGATAACCGGATCCAGGGGTCCGACCACCGGCGGTCGGATGGGCGTTGGCGTCGGTGTCGGCGTATCCGTGGGTGGTGCAATCACCAGCGTTCGATCCGGCTGCACGGGGCTGATGATCTGTGCCGAAACAAGCCCTGTGGCACAAATTACAGCGATGACGACGATGGTGACGGCCATCGCCCGGGGAAATGCATCTCTCATCGATCTCACCTTCTTTCTTGCAGGCTCCCGTCTCTCAACGGGAGAGCCCATCGCATGCGATCCCGGCCCCGCGGGCGGTCTCTGGCGAGGCACCGTTGTATCGATGATCGCATGGCGCGGCGTGATGGAGAAGAGGACATATATACATGACTGCATCGGGGATCCCGTATGGCCGGGCAGGAGAGAACGGTCTCCGATATCCCGAGAGGCGGCTCTCTGCAGAAATGAAACTGTTAACCCCCCGGACACTCCACCTACAATAACATTCAGCCATGATCACCTTCCTCTCCGGCGGAGCCGGAACCCTCTCGCTCATCCGGGGCGTCCGGCAGATCCTCTACGACAGCGAGATCACCGTCGTCGCGAATACCGCCGAGGATCTCTGGATATCGGGCGGCCACTGTGCGCCGGACATCGACACCGCCGTCTTCCTCTTTGCCGGCATCCTCGATACCGGGCGGTGGTGGGGGATCAAGGGCGACACCTACGCCACCCATAACTACCTCCCGAAGGTGGCGGGCGGCGAACCCTTCCCGGTCGGCGACCGTGCCCGGGCCATCCAGATCGCCCGGGCGGCGCTCCTTGATGAGGGCCTGACCCTGACAGACGCCGTCCGGGCGCAGTGCCGCTCGCTCAGGATAGGGGCGACCGTCCTCCCGATGACCGACGGCGACGCCGCCCTCTTCGTCGATACCGGCACCGAACGCATTCCGCTCCTCGAGTACCGGATGGCCGCCGATGCCGGGACGGAG
This window contains:
- a CDS encoding 2-phospho-L-lactate transferase CofD family protein gives rise to the protein MITFLSGGAGTLSLIRGVRQILYDSEITVVANTAEDLWISGGHCAPDIDTAVFLFAGILDTGRWWGIKGDTYATHNYLPKVAGGEPFPVGDRARAIQIARAALLDEGLTLTDAVRAQCRSLRIGATVLPMTDGDAALFVDTGTERIPLLEYRMAADAGTEVRELVRPEPPAVTDRVRAAIEASDAVVIGPANPAASILPILDCAGMRDLLREKFVVAVSPFRGGVAPDQKDAALMYAVGEPPTSPAVARLYGDIVDVFVQDIHDRDDVPGSLRLETRLLHERQAESLAWDITAVIRHAVS